The following coding sequences are from one Pirellulales bacterium window:
- a CDS encoding HEAT repeat domain-containing protein → MLPEGFEINLYAADPIIAKPIQINFDAAGRLWIASSETYPHILPGARPHDRVVVLEDRDHDGRSDQAQVFAEGLLIPTGVEPGDGGAYVANSTDLLHLSDTDGDGRADRSRVVLSGFGTEDTHHILHTLRFGPDGMLYFNQSIYIHSHIETPHGVRRLNGGGVWHFRPETLELGVFIRGLVNPWGHAFDRWGQSFGTDGAGGEGINYLLPGATYFTAPGAVRILPGLNPGSPKHCALEIVDGRHLSDDWQGSLITNDFRANRVCRFVVSDDGAGYASREQTELIRSTNVAFRPVDVKQGPDGAIYIADWYNPIIQHGEVDFRDPRRDHVHGRIWRVTAKGRPLVPRIDFAASSTPELLAMLQAPESWTRHFAKRTLKERGVSVIPELAAWSAALDPTTQDYEHHRLEALWTYQSLDVVEPDLLQSLLTARDPRVRAAATRVLRYWHPRISDALELLASRVGDEHPRVRLEAVRALAHVPDPRSIELALNALDAPMDRFLDYALWATSRDLAPVWLPELQAGRLHLAEQPAHFEFALTAVATAEVVEPLLGLLERGAVSEARQASVLDLIGTQGGTDQLRRLLDLVLKSAASEPGKALPLLAALSKASAQRQLQPSGDLSGLTALFATSDEGLRAAALRLAGQWRLEAARSQLAELVAAGDTALPPSSRQAAIEGLVALGGQASVDALAALVDGQRAAEVQTAAVVGIAALDPGRAATLAVQLLQSAAGNVDLATLLNVFVRRNEGTKALLAALTEQQLPPDTAKLALRVVRSAGRELPELIEALNRAGGLGAGPVALSPEQLAELVEVVKTQGDAARGEQIFRRQETACLKCHAIAGAGGRVGPDLVSIGGSAQIDYLVESILVPTKAVKENYHSLVVSTTDGQVFSGVPARQTDTELILRDAEDKEVVIPLESIDEKTPGGSIMPVGLVDTLTRAELVDLVRFLSELGKVGPYTADKARVARRWQAVENTPAMAQMIRYASGDLAAQAHPDLVWRSVYSRVDGTLPVEDLPALRVRAERPPTAYVRAEIEVTTAGPVRLLAGDTTGITFWLDSNKQALATENDLDLPAGRHIVCLAVDASQRTTPLRLELADAPNSPARAEWVTGK, encoded by the coding sequence GTGCTGCCCGAGGGGTTCGAAATCAATCTGTACGCGGCCGATCCGATCATCGCTAAGCCGATTCAGATCAACTTCGACGCGGCCGGCCGGCTTTGGATCGCCAGCAGCGAAACGTATCCACACATCCTGCCCGGTGCGCGCCCGCACGATCGCGTGGTAGTGCTCGAAGACCGCGACCACGACGGACGCTCCGATCAAGCCCAGGTGTTTGCCGAGGGGCTGCTGATTCCCACGGGAGTTGAGCCCGGCGATGGCGGGGCCTATGTGGCCAACAGCACCGATCTACTGCATCTCAGCGACACCGACGGCGACGGACGCGCCGATCGCTCGCGCGTTGTCCTCTCGGGCTTCGGCACCGAGGACACGCACCACATCCTGCATACGCTCCGCTTCGGCCCGGACGGCATGCTGTACTTCAACCAGTCGATCTACATTCACAGCCACATCGAGACGCCCCACGGCGTCCGGCGGCTCAACGGCGGCGGAGTCTGGCATTTCCGGCCCGAAACGCTCGAGCTGGGCGTGTTCATTCGCGGGCTGGTAAATCCCTGGGGCCACGCGTTCGATCGCTGGGGACAATCGTTCGGTACCGACGGGGCAGGGGGCGAAGGGATCAACTACCTGTTGCCCGGTGCGACTTATTTCACCGCGCCCGGCGCGGTCCGCATTCTGCCGGGCCTGAATCCTGGCAGCCCGAAGCACTGTGCTTTGGAGATCGTCGACGGCCGGCATCTGTCCGACGACTGGCAAGGCAGCCTGATTACCAACGATTTTCGCGCTAACCGTGTCTGCCGCTTCGTGGTCTCGGACGATGGCGCAGGCTACGCCTCGCGCGAGCAAACCGAGCTGATTCGCTCGACGAACGTGGCCTTCCGCCCGGTCGACGTCAAGCAGGGTCCGGACGGGGCGATCTACATTGCCGACTGGTACAACCCGATCATCCAGCACGGCGAGGTCGACTTTCGCGATCCGCGCCGCGACCACGTTCACGGGCGCATCTGGCGCGTGACGGCCAAGGGACGGCCCTTGGTGCCCCGCATCGACTTCGCCGCCTCGAGCACTCCGGAGTTGCTGGCGATGCTCCAGGCCCCCGAGAGTTGGACGCGCCATTTCGCCAAGCGCACGCTCAAGGAGCGCGGCGTAAGCGTCATACCCGAACTGGCGGCCTGGTCTGCGGCACTCGATCCGACCACGCAGGATTACGAACATCACCGCCTCGAGGCTCTGTGGACTTATCAATCGCTCGACGTCGTGGAGCCCGATTTGCTCCAATCGCTGCTGACGGCCCGCGATCCGCGCGTCCGCGCCGCGGCTACCCGGGTGCTGCGCTACTGGCACCCGCGCATCTCCGACGCGCTGGAGCTGCTGGCCTCGCGCGTTGGCGACGAGCATCCTCGCGTGCGGCTCGAGGCGGTGCGCGCGCTGGCCCACGTGCCGGATCCGCGCAGCATCGAGCTGGCCTTGAACGCGCTCGACGCACCGATGGACCGGTTCCTCGACTATGCCTTGTGGGCCACTTCTCGCGACCTGGCGCCCGTCTGGCTGCCCGAACTGCAGGCCGGCCGCCTGCACCTCGCCGAACAACCGGCGCACTTCGAATTCGCCCTCACGGCCGTGGCCACGGCCGAGGTCGTCGAACCGCTGCTCGGCTTGCTCGAGCGAGGCGCCGTTTCCGAAGCGCGCCAGGCCAGCGTGCTCGATCTGATCGGCACGCAGGGTGGCACCGATCAGTTGCGCCGTTTGCTCGACCTGGTGTTGAAGTCGGCGGCCAGCGAGCCCGGCAAGGCGCTGCCGTTGCTGGCGGCTCTGTCGAAGGCTTCGGCCCAACGTCAACTGCAGCCCAGCGGTGATTTGTCGGGCCTGACGGCGCTGTTTGCGACCTCGGACGAGGGACTGCGAGCCGCGGCCCTGCGTTTGGCCGGGCAATGGCGTTTGGAGGCCGCGCGCTCGCAACTGGCCGAACTGGTCGCGGCGGGCGATACGGCACTGCCGCCGAGTTCGCGTCAAGCGGCCATCGAAGGACTCGTCGCGCTCGGCGGGCAAGCCAGCGTCGATGCGCTGGCCGCGCTGGTCGATGGCCAGCGTGCCGCCGAGGTGCAGACCGCCGCCGTGGTCGGTATCGCCGCGCTCGATCCTGGCCGCGCGGCGACCTTGGCCGTGCAACTGCTGCAATCGGCCGCAGGCAATGTCGACCTCGCGACCTTGTTGAATGTGTTCGTGCGCCGCAACGAGGGAACCAAGGCCCTGTTGGCCGCGTTGACCGAACAACAATTGCCCCCGGACACGGCCAAGCTGGCCTTGCGCGTCGTGCGCAGCGCCGGTCGCGAGCTGCCCGAGCTGATCGAGGCGCTCAATCGGGCCGGAGGGTTGGGCGCAGGCCCCGTGGCGCTGTCGCCCGAGCAACTCGCCGAACTGGTCGAGGTGGTCAAGACGCAAGGTGACGCGGCCCGGGGTGAGCAGATCTTTCGCCGTCAGGAGACGGCCTGCCTGAAGTGCCACGCGATCGCCGGCGCGGGCGGCCGTGTCGGGCCGGACCTGGTGAGCATCGGCGGCAGCGCGCAGATCGATTACCTGGTCGAGTCGATCCTGGTGCCGACAAAGGCCGTCAAGGAGAACTATCATTCGCTCGTGGTCAGCACGACCGACGGGCAGGTGTTTTCGGGAGTCCCGGCGCGGCAAACCGACACCGAGTTGATCCTGCGCGACGCCGAGGACAAGGAAGTCGTGATTCCGCTCGAATCGATCGACGAAAAGACCCCCGGCGGATCGATCATGCCCGTCGGCCTGGTCGACACTCTTACCCGTGCCGAGCTCGTTGATCTGGTTCGATTCCTGTCCGAGTTGGGCAAGGTCGGTCCCTATACGGCCGACAAGGCACGCGTCGCGCGGCGCTGGCAAGCGGTCGAAAACACCCCCGCGATGGCGCAGATGATCCGCTATGCCAGCGGCGACCTCGCCGCGCAGGCACATCCTGATCTCGTTTGGCGTTCCGTCTACAGCCGCGTCGACGGCACGCTGCCCGTGGAAGATTTGCCGGCGCTGCGGGTCCGCGCCGAGCGCCCGCCGACGGCCTACGTGCGGGCCGAGATTGAAGTGACGACCGCGGGGCCCGTGCGTCTGCTGGCCGGCGACACGACGGGCATCACCTTCTGGCTCGACAGCAACAAGCAGGCCTTGGCGACCGAGAACGACCTCGACTTGCCCGCCGGGCGGCACATCGTCTGCCTGGCGGTCGACGCCAGCCAGCGCACCACGCCGCTCCGGCTCGAACTCGCCGACGCCCCGAATTCGCCGGCTCGCGCCGAGTGGGTCACCGGCAAGTAA
- a CDS encoding SGNH/GDSL hydrolase family protein: protein MKTPFAIVAACVLACAQLPAAAGFELVNNDRVLWVGSTFAERAQYYGYDETRLTLRWPNRNFVFRNLGWSGDTVWADARAGFDTAKEGFNRLRELVKSLKPTVIFVAYGANEAYAGSAGLEQFEAGLKSMLDMLAGSKVRLVLVSPIRLEDVGRPLPDPAPQNARLEEYVALLEGVARERHAAWIDLFHHLPMGQGCRLTENGLHLSAVGYYRCSQAIESALELPPLDWRVSLDWGDAPQVVESVGTEVEMQVQRNDLAEFRVSDEVLPAPPPPEGSPCPALATPTRTLTIDGLPVGRYRLSIDDREVIVADAATWAAGVELTSGPEFMAVERLRAAIREKNELFFNRWRPQNETYLFGFRKHEQGQNAKEVAEFDALVAAQEAQIAALRRPAPHVYRLTREVKK, encoded by the coding sequence ATGAAGACTCCTTTCGCGATCGTCGCCGCCTGCGTGCTGGCCTGCGCCCAGTTGCCCGCCGCCGCGGGGTTCGAGCTGGTCAACAATGACCGCGTACTTTGGGTCGGCAGCACGTTTGCCGAACGAGCCCAGTACTACGGCTATGACGAGACACGGCTCACGCTGCGCTGGCCGAATCGGAATTTCGTGTTTCGCAATCTCGGTTGGAGCGGCGACACGGTCTGGGCCGACGCCCGCGCCGGCTTCGACACGGCGAAGGAAGGTTTCAATCGGCTCCGCGAGCTGGTCAAGTCGCTCAAGCCGACCGTGATTTTCGTCGCCTACGGCGCGAATGAGGCCTACGCCGGATCGGCGGGGTTGGAACAATTCGAGGCCGGCTTGAAGTCGATGCTCGACATGCTGGCCGGCTCCAAGGTCCGCCTGGTGCTCGTATCGCCGATCAGGCTCGAGGACGTCGGGCGCCCGCTTCCCGACCCTGCGCCGCAGAACGCCCGGCTCGAGGAGTACGTCGCGCTGCTCGAAGGCGTGGCCCGTGAGCGGCACGCCGCCTGGATCGACCTGTTTCATCACCTGCCCATGGGGCAGGGCTGCCGGTTGACCGAGAACGGCCTTCATCTCAGCGCCGTCGGCTATTACCGCTGCTCCCAGGCCATCGAGTCGGCCCTGGAATTGCCGCCGCTCGATTGGCGTGTCTCGCTCGATTGGGGCGACGCGCCGCAGGTCGTCGAAAGCGTGGGCACCGAAGTCGAGATGCAGGTCCAGCGCAACGATCTGGCGGAATTTCGCGTGTCGGACGAGGTGCTGCCGGCGCCGCCGCCGCCCGAGGGCAGCCCTTGCCCGGCGCTCGCCACGCCGACGCGCACCCTCACCATCGACGGCCTGCCCGTGGGCCGCTATCGCCTGTCGATCGACGATCGCGAGGTGATCGTGGCCGACGCGGCCACTTGGGCCGCGGGCGTCGAGTTGACGAGCGGACCGGAGTTCATGGCCGTCGAGCGCCTGCGGGCCGCGATCCGCGAGAAGAACGAGCTGTTCTTCAATCGTTGGCGCCCACAGAACGAAACTTACCTGTTCGGTTTCCGCAAACACGAGCAAGGCCAGAACGCCAAGGAAGTCGCCGAGTTCGATGCCTTGGTTGCGGCCCAAGAGGCCCAGATTGCCGCGCTGCGGCGCCCCGCGCCGCACGTTTACCGCCTGACACGGGAGGTGAAGAAGTGA